A genomic region of bacterium contains the following coding sequences:
- a CDS encoding DUF3800 domain-containing protein, which translates to MDYLLYVDESGDPGLANTTRYPDYFALTGLIIAFDRWRDSFNTFKSLKIQLHQHFNFFIRQTIHARELFNRSREYKYMKLNNRKITNIFQYIFSVVNTLDVQFLNIYLIKNDPAIAKSIAYFNGDIEEMAWNRIATRFHNYLNSLEDNCHGMIIPDPSRTIKIKKLLRKWRVRNNQVGISGSY; encoded by the coding sequence ATGGACTACCTGCTTTACGTTGACGAATCTGGCGATCCAGGACTAGCGAATACAACTAGATATCCAGATTATTTTGCTCTTACTGGACTTATCATCGCGTTTGATAGATGGCGCGATTCATTTAATACTTTCAAATCTTTAAAAATCCAATTACATCAACACTTCAATTTTTTCATAAGACAAACAATCCATGCAAGAGAACTTTTTAATAGATCAAGGGAGTATAAATATATGAAATTAAATAATAGAAAAATAACTAATATCTTTCAATATATTTTTAGTGTAGTAAATACACTAGATGTCCAATTTTTAAATATCTACCTAATTAAAAACGATCCAGCAATCGCTAAAAGTATTGCTTATTTCAATGGTGACATTGAAGAAATGGCTTGGAACAGAATTGCTACACGATTTCACAATTATTTGAATTCTCTTGAAGACAATTGCCACGGTATGATAATACCAGATCCATCACGAACGATAAAAATTAAAAAACTGTTACGTAAATGGAGAGTTAGAAATAACCAAGTTGGTATATCTGGTTCCTACTAA
- the surE gene encoding 5'/3'-nucleotidase SurE — translation MDRPRILVSNDDGLHSKGLLSLARELDPLGDMLVCAPMYERSGAGHSITIHKPIRVERVSISPEIQAWAADGSPADCVKYAVSNLYENEKPDLVVSGVNLGLNLSTHIFYSGTLGAALEATMLGIPSVAVSLGHFGAPLDPPSVENSLEHAARLAARLTLLVLERGIPPHSCLNVNIPNIPPAELRGIRITRHGRFIFQTRYQLDEETGGWLLRGPMSDTDDDNPELDHRAVRDGFVSITPLDLDLNDAVLFDRMRGWELDGLREG, via the coding sequence ATGGATAGACCGCGCATCCTGGTATCCAACGACGACGGCTTACACTCGAAGGGACTTCTCTCCCTGGCACGGGAGCTCGATCCCCTGGGCGATATGCTGGTTTGCGCCCCCATGTACGAACGCTCCGGCGCGGGACATTCCATCACCATCCACAAGCCGATCCGGGTCGAACGGGTCTCCATCTCTCCGGAGATCCAGGCCTGGGCCGCCGACGGCTCGCCCGCCGACTGCGTCAAGTACGCGGTCAGCAACCTCTACGAGAACGAAAAACCGGACCTGGTGGTCTCCGGCGTCAATTTAGGTCTCAACCTGTCCACCCATATCTTCTACTCGGGCACACTAGGCGCGGCCCTCGAGGCCACGATGCTGGGTATCCCCAGCGTCGCGGTCAGCCTGGGCCACTTCGGCGCACCACTGGACCCTCCGTCGGTGGAGAACTCCCTGGAGCACGCCGCCCGCCTCGCCGCCCGGCTGACGCTGCTCGTCCTCGAGAGGGGCATTCCCCCCCACAGCTGCCTCAACGTCAACATTCCCAACATCCCGCCCGCCGAGCTCCGGGGGATAAGAATCACCCGCCACGGCCGCTTCATCTTCCAAACCCGCTACCAACTGGACGAGGAAACCGGCGGCTGGCTTCTGCGCGGCCCGATGTCCGACACAGACGACGACAACCCGGAGCTGGACCACCGCGCCGTCCGGGACGGGTTCGTCTCCATCACCCCGCTCGACCTCGACCTGAACGACGCGGTCCTCTTCGACCGGATGCGTGGCTGGGAGCTGGACGGGCTCCGGGAAGGTTGA
- the surE gene encoding 5'/3'-nucleotidase SurE, with translation MKRILLTNDDGVDYPGLAILADALAVLGELTVVAPDGPRSGSSMAGSFHGVLTVEERRLCNGLAATVLDGFPVDCVRFGLVRMGSPPDLVVVGINHGLNLASDLHYSGTVGAARDAALWGIPSLAVSSGSLDGSGHWGRPEEEDLRRAAAWGADIARKILAEGLEPGHFLNLNVPAGAHGPVHGLRETTPGDIVTAIGFREEPGGVSLYGYDDPPEGQHPSSDVAAILAGYASLSRLDTGCASPCWKVAENEVMPRQKDG, from the coding sequence TTGAAACGGATTTTACTGACCAACGACGACGGGGTGGATTACCCGGGGCTGGCGATACTGGCCGATGCGCTCGCCGTGCTGGGCGAGTTGACCGTCGTGGCGCCCGACGGGCCGCGCTCCGGCTCCTCCATGGCCGGCTCCTTCCACGGCGTCCTGACCGTGGAGGAGAGGCGTCTCTGTAACGGGCTCGCCGCCACCGTCCTGGACGGCTTCCCGGTGGACTGCGTCCGGTTCGGCCTGGTGCGGATGGGCTCTCCACCCGATCTGGTCGTGGTCGGGATCAACCACGGGCTGAACCTGGCCTCGGACCTCCACTACTCGGGAACGGTGGGCGCGGCCCGGGACGCGGCGCTGTGGGGTATACCCTCCCTGGCCGTCTCCTCCGGCTCCCTGGACGGCTCCGGCCACTGGGGGAGGCCGGAGGAGGAGGACCTGCGGCGGGCCGCGGCGTGGGGCGCGGACATCGCGCGGAAAATACTCGCGGAAGGCCTGGAGCCCGGCCACTTTTTGAACCTGAACGTCCCCGCCGGGGCGCACGGACCGGTGCACGGCCTGAGGGAGACCACGCCGGGGGACATCGTCACCGCCATCGGCTTCCGCGAGGAGCCCGGAGGGGTAAGCCTCTACGGCTACGACGACCCCCCCGAGGGGCAGCATCCCTCCAGCGACGTCGCCGCCATACTCGCCGGTTACGCCTCGCTCTCCCGCCTCGACACCGGCTGCGCGAGCCCCTGCTGGAAGGTCGCGGAAAACGAAGTCATGCCCCGGCAAAAAGATGGATAG